Proteins from a single region of Pseudopedobacter saltans DSM 12145:
- a CDS encoding GNAT family N-acetyltransferase: MSAAIYLRELSIEDAEILYKWRNEPEIWVFTKFRPLTEVTLETETKWLKKVLNNKNEYRFAICLSQDDKYVGNVQLLNVENGNAELHIFVGVRTLWGKGIGKAATINILDFAFYELKLESIFLEVHKENKKAKGIYNSLGFRELNRKGQEGNTFAYMELRSKSYRMNCEKLKLKKVS; encoded by the coding sequence ATGAGCGCAGCTATTTACTTAAGAGAATTAAGCATCGAGGATGCTGAAATATTATATAAATGGAGAAATGAACCGGAAATTTGGGTATTTACAAAATTCCGCCCTCTTACAGAAGTCACATTGGAAACAGAAACAAAGTGGTTAAAGAAAGTTCTTAATAACAAAAATGAGTATCGTTTTGCAATTTGTTTAAGTCAAGATGATAAATACGTTGGTAATGTACAGCTTTTAAATGTTGAGAATGGTAATGCGGAATTACACATTTTTGTTGGGGTAAGAACTCTGTGGGGAAAAGGAATAGGAAAAGCAGCTACAATTAATATACTAGATTTTGCTTTTTATGAACTTAAATTGGAATCAATTTTTTTGGAAGTTCATAAAGAAAATAAGAAGGCTAAAGGTATTTATAACTCACTAGGATTTAGAGAACTAAATCGAAAAGGTCAGGAGGGTAACACTTTTGCCTACATGGAACTTCGCTCTAAATCATATAGAATGAATTGTGAAAAGCTAAAATTAAAAAAGGTCTCGTGA
- a CDS encoding GNAT family N-acetyltransferase: MIHLIDCKEKNRWDKYVKESLETAFCHTNDYHSLEKHKESFLFVFEEDWGFIAIPFLKQPIPNTNYYDLTSVYGYGGPISNLDLQNLDEERLNLFEESFLRFLKENNFVSVFLRLNPFTNQSCLFKNIGGLFPNGRTVAIDLNLSVEERRRQYRANVKYSIRKCKQKGFCLEEVNSEKGLHHFMDIYNATIYRKNASEFYFFSFEYVSKLLRSTEFEAKIYVVYDGDIPICGTLIIFYNEIVHVHLIGTVYDYYKYSPAKFTVDRLCDIGKEKGMKFLHLGSGVSFKEDSLFEWKKGFSNILLDYHSWRYVPEKSIYLTLVKNRGIDPNTLIDFFPLYRYKLIG, translated from the coding sequence ATGATACATCTAATTGATTGTAAAGAGAAAAACAGATGGGATAAGTACGTTAAAGAATCACTAGAAACAGCCTTCTGTCACACCAACGATTATCACTCCTTAGAAAAACACAAAGAGTCATTTTTATTTGTATTTGAGGAAGATTGGGGATTTATTGCAATTCCATTTTTAAAGCAGCCTATTCCGAATACAAATTATTATGACTTAACCTCTGTGTATGGTTATGGCGGTCCCATTTCAAATTTAGACCTCCAAAATTTGGATGAGGAGCGGTTAAATTTGTTTGAAGAGAGCTTCTTGCGTTTTTTGAAAGAAAACAATTTTGTCTCGGTTTTTTTAAGGCTTAATCCATTTACTAACCAAAGTTGCTTATTTAAAAATATTGGTGGGCTATTTCCAAATGGAAGAACAGTTGCTATTGATTTAAACTTGAGCGTGGAGGAAAGGAGAAGACAATATAGAGCAAACGTAAAATATTCTATAAGAAAATGCAAACAAAAGGGGTTTTGTTTGGAAGAAGTAAATTCGGAAAAAGGATTACACCATTTTATGGATATTTATAATGCAACTATATATCGTAAAAATGCATCTGAGTTTTATTTCTTTAGTTTTGAATACGTCTCGAAATTATTGCGTTCTACTGAATTTGAAGCAAAAATATATGTGGTCTATGACGGAGATATACCAATATGTGGTACATTGATAATTTTTTATAATGAAATAGTCCATGTACATTTAATAGGGACAGTTTATGATTATTACAAGTATTCTCCGGCAAAATTCACAGTTGACAGATTGTGTGATATTGGGAAAGAAAAAGGAATGAAATTTTTGCATTTAGGAAGCGGAGTTTCTTTTAAAGAGGATTCGTTATTTGAATGGAAAAAAGGGTTTTCTAATATTCTTCTGGATTATCATAGCTGGCGCTACGTTCCTGAAAAAAGTATCTATTTAACATTAGTGAAAAATAGGGGAATAGACCCAAATACGCTGATAGACTTTTTTCCTTTATATCGCTATAAGTTAATAGGATAG
- a CDS encoding polysaccharide biosynthesis protein, producing the protein MLILSNTITVLVFVVMKIHCGIIRHSNTGDILRIVTAVAVSNLALWVLFQLLTNLSLASNVKWFNEVIMVNFFMEALLLVVLRTAVKTLYNYVKQTENKKIEPILIYGSDKKAILIKQAFDFASESNYKLIGFVDNNTDRWHKNIEQKKVYPITDIKRLKEKYQVQKIVIMDESLSKTDQSSLIDKCISLGIKVIIVPPSAQWLNGRVNLKQMRELKIEDLLQRDPIVLENENVLKEVEGKCVLVTGAAGSIGSEIVRQLIKFQPGRIVLCDQAETPLHELQTSIEDNFPDVSVSAFMCNIQNNTRLKRLFSTYHPQIVFHAAASKHVPMMENHPCEAILTNVLGTKQLADISMEYKVEKFVMISTDKAVRPTNIMGASKRLAEMYIQSLNFYQLRDLPMDDMLKMPLMSQIRTKFITTRFGNVLGSNGSVVPRFREQIEKGGPITVTHKEITRYFMTIPEAVQLVLEAGAMGKGGEIFIFEMGKPVKIFDLAKNMIKLAGFSTNEVDIVFTGLRPGEKLYEELLNDKEQVMPTYHEKIKISRVVNHHHNHIKKSIDELLELVALDDDFSLVKKVKEIVPEYISNNSIYNELDRMVIN; encoded by the coding sequence ATGCTTATATTAAGTAATACAATTACTGTGTTGGTTTTTGTAGTAATGAAAATTCATTGTGGAATTATCAGACATTCTAATACAGGAGATATTCTGAGAATAGTAACCGCTGTAGCAGTAAGCAATTTGGCTCTGTGGGTTTTATTTCAATTATTAACAAATTTAAGTCTTGCTAGTAATGTAAAATGGTTTAATGAAGTTATAATGGTTAACTTCTTTATGGAAGCGTTGCTATTAGTTGTTCTGAGAACAGCTGTCAAAACTTTGTATAATTATGTTAAACAAACGGAAAATAAGAAAATAGAACCTATTCTAATATACGGATCAGATAAAAAAGCTATTCTAATTAAACAGGCTTTTGATTTTGCATCTGAAAGTAATTATAAATTGATAGGCTTTGTTGATAATAATACGGACAGATGGCATAAAAATATTGAACAAAAAAAGGTTTATCCGATAACTGATATCAAACGACTAAAAGAAAAGTATCAGGTACAAAAGATAGTTATAATGGACGAAAGTTTGAGTAAAACAGATCAATCCAGTCTTATAGATAAATGTATTTCTCTTGGAATTAAAGTGATTATAGTACCTCCGTCTGCGCAATGGTTAAATGGCCGTGTTAATTTGAAACAAATGCGGGAACTTAAAATAGAGGACTTGCTACAAAGAGATCCGATAGTTTTGGAGAATGAGAATGTTTTAAAAGAAGTAGAAGGTAAGTGCGTATTGGTGACAGGTGCTGCAGGGTCAATTGGTTCCGAGATAGTAAGACAACTTATAAAATTCCAGCCTGGTAGAATAGTCCTCTGTGATCAGGCAGAAACACCGCTACACGAATTGCAAACTAGCATTGAAGATAACTTTCCGGATGTATCAGTCTCTGCTTTTATGTGTAATATTCAGAATAATACCAGACTTAAACGATTATTTAGTACTTATCATCCGCAAATTGTTTTTCATGCAGCTGCTTCCAAACATGTTCCAATGATGGAAAATCATCCATGCGAGGCTATTTTAACGAATGTTTTAGGAACGAAACAGTTGGCAGATATCTCAATGGAATACAAAGTCGAAAAATTTGTAATGATTTCTACGGATAAAGCCGTTCGACCAACAAATATAATGGGCGCATCCAAGAGATTAGCAGAAATGTATATCCAGTCTTTAAATTTTTATCAACTTAGGGACTTACCAATGGATGACATGCTAAAAATGCCGTTGATGTCTCAAATTAGGACAAAATTTATCACTACAAGATTCGGTAATGTACTTGGTTCAAACGGTTCTGTAGTTCCAAGATTTAGAGAACAAATAGAAAAAGGCGGACCGATAACAGTGACTCATAAGGAAATAACGAGATATTTTATGACCATACCTGAAGCCGTACAACTTGTCTTAGAAGCAGGAGCCATGGGCAAGGGAGGAGAGATTTTTATTTTCGAAATGGGAAAACCGGTGAAAATATTTGATTTGGCTAAAAATATGATAAAGTTAGCTGGATTTTCAACTAATGAGGTAGATATTGTGTTTACAGGACTAAGACCCGGAGAAAAGCTCTATGAAGAATTACTGAATGATAAAGAGCAGGTTATGCCAACTTATCATGAGAAGATTAAAATATCCAGAGTTGTAAATCATCATCACAACCACATAAAGAAATCAATAGATGAGTTATTAGAGCTTGTCGCTTTGGATGATGATTTTAGCCTGGTAAAGAAAGTAAAAGAAATTGTTCCCGAATATATAAGCAATAATTCAATTTACAACGAATTAGACAGGATGGTGATCAACTGA
- a CDS encoding helix-turn-helix domain-containing protein, producing the protein MHNGEIVELVIRRHGLSITEVSRRLQVSRRSIYNWFTQQNLALNVICRIGEVLDYDFSIDMPDLFNATDSQVNVARSHFKQAIGDYQNSASYWRNKYISLLEKHNDMLNQFRTTNLQLV; encoded by the coding sequence ATGCACAATGGTGAAATTGTAGAACTAGTAATTCGTCGTCACGGCTTAAGTATTACAGAAGTTTCGAGGAGACTTCAAGTTAGCCGGAGATCTATTTACAATTGGTTTACGCAGCAAAATCTGGCACTTAATGTTATTTGTAGAATAGGAGAGGTCCTCGATTACGACTTTTCTATAGACATGCCAGATCTGTTTAATGCTACGGATAGTCAGGTAAATGTAGCCAGATCTCACTTTAAGCAAGCAATAGGTGATTATCAGAATTCTGCAAGCTATTGGAGAAATAAGTACATCAGCCTACTTGAAAAACACAATGACATGTTGAACCAATTTAGAACTACAAATTTACAGCTTGTATAA
- a CDS encoding response regulator, with amino-acid sequence MKKILIIEDDSLLSENISLLLNLSGYNVYCANDGKSGVETALRELPDLILCDIKMPNLDGYGVLHILSNHPKTATIPFIFLSGSSEPDNLRKGMTLGADDYLVKPFNEVDLLNTIKTRLQKNEMHAKQLHSYTESQNGLDQDFFDIEQSKLIRADHEIVHYKKKHILYEIGQRPLFLYYITEGKIKEFLINSDGKELITGIYGKGDFFGFTEIFKESNYLKKSQVLEDVSLILIPKEDFLSHIYTDVSLAKKFIKLMSQNISDNEEMILNMAYNSLRKKVAQGIIKLIDKFNETNQGKHIIDISREDLSNIIGASQESMIRTLKEFKLENLIEVGNNGHIVVLDEKKLRFLKY; translated from the coding sequence ATGAAGAAAATATTAATTATCGAAGACGACAGTCTGCTGAGCGAAAATATCTCCCTGCTTTTAAACTTATCAGGATATAATGTTTACTGTGCAAATGATGGCAAGTCAGGTGTCGAAACGGCTTTGCGGGAATTGCCCGATTTAATACTTTGTGACATAAAAATGCCGAACCTTGATGGATACGGTGTTTTGCACATTTTAAGTAATCATCCAAAAACAGCAACTATCCCCTTTATTTTTCTTAGTGGAAGTAGTGAACCGGATAACCTAAGAAAAGGGATGACATTGGGGGCCGATGATTACCTGGTAAAACCTTTTAACGAAGTTGATTTGCTGAATACTATAAAAACCAGACTACAGAAGAATGAGATGCATGCGAAACAACTGCATAGCTATACAGAATCTCAAAATGGCTTAGATCAGGATTTTTTTGATATTGAACAATCCAAATTGATACGGGCTGATCACGAAATTGTTCATTATAAAAAGAAACACATACTTTATGAAATAGGACAACGCCCATTGTTTCTTTATTATATTACTGAAGGAAAAATTAAAGAGTTCTTAATAAACAGCGATGGAAAGGAATTGATTACGGGTATATATGGAAAAGGAGATTTTTTTGGGTTTACAGAAATTTTCAAAGAGTCTAATTATCTTAAAAAATCTCAGGTTTTAGAAGATGTATCCTTAATTTTAATACCCAAGGAGGATTTTCTGAGTCATATTTACACAGATGTTTCTCTGGCAAAAAAGTTTATTAAACTGATGTCTCAAAATATCTCCGACAACGAAGAAATGATTCTTAATATGGCTTATAATTCCTTAAGAAAAAAAGTAGCTCAGGGTATTATAAAATTGATAGATAAATTTAACGAAACTAATCAAGGAAAACACATCATTGATATATCTAGAGAAGATCTTTCTAATATAATAGGAGCTTCCCAGGAATCGATGATCAGGACATTAAAAGAATTTAAACTGGAGAACCTGATAGAAGTGGGAAACAACGGACATATTGTTGTTTTAGATGAGAAGAAACTCAGGTTTTTAAAATATTAA
- a CDS encoding helix-hairpin-helix domain-containing protein has translation MKSLRICANGHKYFKTSDCPVCPVCEGKREPHASFMIQLAAPARRALENAGIDTLNKLSLYSEKEILKLHGIGKTAIPKLKEALLTKGLTFNE, from the coding sequence ATGAAATCGTTAAGAATTTGTGCAAACGGACATAAATATTTTAAAACAAGTGATTGCCCGGTATGTCCGGTTTGTGAAGGAAAAAGAGAACCACATGCAAGTTTTATGATTCAGTTAGCTGCGCCTGCAAGGAGAGCTTTAGAAAATGCTGGAATTGACACATTGAATAAACTATCGCTATATTCCGAAAAAGAAATACTAAAATTACATGGAATCGGAAAAACTGCAATTCCTAAACTTAAAGAAGCCTTGTTAACAAAAGGATTAACATTTAACGAATAA
- a CDS encoding SRPBCC domain-containing protein has translation MKLTIKAKIQISKPAKQVFDAIIDPEKMSNYFIERGSGKMETGESVIWNFPEFPDDCPIKVKEIKPDNFISFSWDNGNVETLVSIKLDEVRGGTVVTVVEDGMENDEKGIQWLKGNTEGWANFLACLKGYLEYGINLRKGAFDFMKQ, from the coding sequence ATGAAACTAACTATAAAAGCCAAAATACAAATTTCTAAACCGGCAAAGCAAGTTTTTGATGCTATTATCGACCCGGAAAAAATGAGCAACTATTTTATAGAAAGAGGATCTGGTAAAATGGAAACCGGAGAGTCGGTTATTTGGAACTTCCCGGAATTTCCAGACGATTGCCCAATAAAAGTTAAAGAAATAAAACCTGATAACTTTATTTCTTTTTCATGGGACAATGGGAATGTCGAAACATTGGTTTCAATTAAATTAGACGAAGTGAGGGGTGGAACCGTTGTTACTGTAGTTGAAGATGGTATGGAAAATGATGAAAAAGGTATACAGTGGCTTAAAGGAAATACCGAAGGATGGGCAAATTTTCTGGCTTGTCTTAAAGGGTATTTGGAGTACGGAATAAATTTAAGAAAAGGCGCTTTTGACTTTATGAAGCAATAA
- a CDS encoding hybrid sensor histidine kinase/response regulator transcription factor translates to MKNTFEHITVEQGLSQSAVLSIAQDSLGFMWFGTKDGLNRYDSKNVEVYRSKSKDPKSLSSSININTLLVDSKGFLWIGTQHGLNKYLAESDSFQQFLHRGDNPKTISNEVIRSLFEDNEGNVWVGTEKGLNKVLPDGSIERFEVEKYSKNGLTNDFIKTIYQDRQGIMWLGTTGGLVKMTNAGKTYKFKFYESDKNKENSISGNDISSIIEDYQGNLWIGTRLKGFNLFDRNKETFVRFDIRSGVGLSSDDIRKITVDKNGKLWIATLGGVNIFNPLISKVEQIFVNEPENPNSLSQNSTYDIYQDKLGSMWIGTYFGGLNITHTLNPPFTLYQHFSYKNSLSSNIVSAMVEDGYGNLWIGTEGGGLNYLDRKTGRFKEYKHTQGEENSLSSNLVKDLALDAEGNLWATTFEGGLNVYNPKTGKFRIYKHTSSLKSNRLSNILIDSKQKVWVGSRNGLFIYDSHLDIFKQTDVPHSFISSIYEDSEGRIWVASDTGLFLKGNKSNHFVNITLKDNPSWFLRINAISEDSKGKIWFATHNGILVYSDKDKTVKLYTENQGLPTNSILGVIEDNQKNLWFSTTKGLVKFEKGIFKTYNTADGLAGNVFNFNSFLKGGNGELFFGGFNGMISFRPEDIKENKAKPTVILTGVYLPDKVVKVGDETEILKKAIWDTPKIGIPYKESVFSLDFAVLNYISPNKNKYAYKLEGIDKQWIELQSPNISFNKLSDGEYILLVRGSNNDGVWSDIKKLKITIYPPFWKSWWAYLFYLAIIAGIGFVVIRYFIMEALLKKEHEVHQLKVDFFRNVSHEIRTPLTLILGPIEKLIGDPETSLPIKDQLSGVNKHVKRLTKLINELLDFSKVEAGKMKLRVERVNLVDFTHDIYQSFQYKARETGIQYRFSSAKSSIEAYIDKAQLEKVFYNLLSNAFKFTPNDGRVDVTIEETATDILVRIIDSGKGIGKENKEKIFTNFYQEDTDQRNIGTGIGLALSKSIAKLHKGDLIVEDDDRETIFCLSLKKGFEHLNEFEIIEDQYEGKLADYDVDVEEQENEAELPSILVIEDNKEVRDFVVDTLKEKYSVLTAENGSEGLKLTLTHMPDIVISDVMMPVMDGIAYCRAVKSDERINHIPVVLLTARTGESDELEGLKIGADAYMTKPFTIDKLKYTVSNLVALQEAMRSKFTRRLSLEPNQPETEHPDNRFIEKVLHLLEENIGNPNFGVNDFASEIGMSTPIFYKKIKAITGLTVNNFMKSFRLKRALQLMEQKRGTISEIAYNVGFTDPKYFSKEFKKQFGKTPTEFISCQYS, encoded by the coding sequence ATGAAAAATACATTTGAGCATATCACTGTTGAACAAGGTCTTTCCCAAAGTGCAGTGTTATCCATTGCGCAGGACAGCTTGGGCTTTATGTGGTTCGGAACAAAGGACGGTTTAAATCGGTACGATTCGAAAAATGTAGAGGTTTATCGAAGTAAATCAAAAGATCCTAAATCTTTAAGCAGCAGTATAAATATCAATACCCTTCTTGTTGATTCTAAAGGTTTTTTATGGATAGGAACGCAACATGGCTTAAATAAGTATTTGGCCGAAAGTGATTCTTTTCAGCAATTTCTACATCGGGGGGATAATCCGAAAACAATTTCTAATGAGGTTATCAGATCTTTATTCGAAGATAATGAAGGGAATGTTTGGGTAGGTACCGAAAAGGGATTGAATAAAGTGCTGCCAGACGGAAGTATCGAAAGGTTTGAAGTAGAAAAGTATAGTAAAAATGGCTTAACAAATGACTTTATTAAAACAATTTATCAGGATCGGCAGGGCATTATGTGGTTGGGAACTACCGGTGGTTTGGTGAAGATGACAAATGCGGGAAAAACGTATAAATTTAAATTTTACGAGTCAGATAAAAATAAAGAAAATTCAATATCAGGTAATGATATTAGTTCAATAATCGAAGATTACCAAGGGAATTTGTGGATAGGAACACGATTAAAAGGGTTCAATCTCTTTGATCGCAACAAAGAAACATTTGTTAGATTCGATATTAGGTCGGGGGTGGGGTTAAGCAGTGATGATATCAGGAAAATTACGGTAGATAAAAACGGGAAGCTATGGATTGCCACACTTGGAGGAGTAAACATTTTTAATCCTCTAATTAGCAAGGTAGAACAAATATTTGTTAACGAACCCGAGAATCCCAACAGTTTAAGCCAAAATTCAACCTATGATATTTATCAGGATAAATTGGGCTCTATGTGGATCGGAACCTACTTTGGCGGGCTGAATATTACCCACACTTTAAATCCTCCATTCACTTTATATCAGCATTTCTCTTATAAAAATTCTCTTAGTAGCAATATAGTTAGCGCAATGGTGGAAGATGGTTATGGGAATCTATGGATAGGGACAGAAGGAGGCGGTTTAAATTATTTGGATCGGAAAACGGGTAGATTTAAAGAATACAAACATACTCAGGGCGAGGAAAATTCGCTAAGTTCCAATCTTGTAAAAGATCTTGCTTTAGACGCAGAAGGGAATTTATGGGCAACGACGTTTGAGGGGGGCTTAAATGTATACAATCCTAAAACTGGTAAATTCCGAATATATAAACATACTTCATCATTAAAATCAAATAGATTATCTAATATCTTAATAGACAGCAAACAAAAGGTTTGGGTAGGAAGCAGAAATGGCCTGTTTATTTATGATAGCCATTTAGATATCTTTAAACAAACAGATGTACCGCATTCCTTTATATCATCAATTTATGAAGATAGTGAGGGCCGAATCTGGGTAGCAAGTGATACCGGTTTGTTTTTAAAAGGGAACAAATCAAATCACTTTGTCAATATCACATTAAAAGATAATCCATCCTGGTTTTTACGTATAAATGCAATATCAGAAGATTCAAAAGGAAAAATATGGTTTGCTACACATAACGGAATATTAGTTTACTCGGATAAAGATAAGACGGTTAAACTTTATACCGAAAATCAGGGTTTGCCTACCAATTCTATTTTAGGAGTAATAGAAGATAACCAAAAGAATTTATGGTTTAGTACGACAAAAGGGCTGGTTAAGTTTGAAAAAGGCATATTTAAAACTTACAATACGGCAGATGGTCTTGCAGGGAATGTTTTTAATTTTAACTCTTTTTTGAAAGGCGGAAACGGAGAACTCTTTTTTGGTGGTTTTAATGGTATGATAAGCTTTAGGCCGGAGGATATCAAGGAAAATAAAGCAAAACCTACAGTAATTTTAACCGGAGTTTATTTACCTGATAAAGTTGTTAAAGTAGGTGACGAAACAGAAATATTAAAAAAGGCCATTTGGGATACTCCTAAAATAGGTATTCCTTATAAAGAAAGTGTTTTCAGTCTCGACTTTGCAGTTTTGAATTACATAAGTCCAAATAAAAACAAATACGCATATAAATTAGAAGGCATCGATAAGCAATGGATAGAGCTGCAGTCACCTAATATTTCCTTTAATAAACTTTCTGATGGAGAGTATATATTATTGGTAAGAGGAAGTAATAATGATGGTGTTTGGAGTGATATTAAAAAGCTTAAGATAACGATCTATCCGCCGTTTTGGAAAAGTTGGTGGGCTTATCTTTTTTATCTTGCGATAATAGCGGGTATTGGTTTTGTTGTCATCAGGTATTTTATCATGGAAGCCCTGTTGAAAAAGGAACATGAAGTTCACCAATTGAAAGTAGATTTTTTTAGAAATGTTTCTCACGAAATCCGAACTCCTTTAACCCTGATTTTAGGTCCAATTGAAAAGTTAATAGGAGATCCGGAAACGAGTTTACCAATTAAGGACCAATTATCAGGAGTTAATAAACATGTAAAGCGTCTGACCAAACTTATTAACGAACTGCTAGACTTTAGCAAAGTAGAAGCAGGTAAGATGAAACTGCGTGTTGAAAGAGTCAATTTGGTTGATTTTACACATGATATTTATCAGTCTTTTCAATACAAGGCAAGAGAAACAGGTATTCAATATCGTTTTAGCAGTGCCAAGTCGTCGATAGAAGCTTATATAGATAAAGCTCAGTTAGAAAAGGTTTTCTATAATTTATTGTCAAATGCTTTTAAATTCACGCCTAATGATGGTAGGGTTGATGTTACTATAGAAGAAACTGCTACTGATATTTTGGTAAGAATAATCGACAGTGGAAAAGGAATTGGTAAGGAAAACAAGGAAAAGATATTTACAAATTTCTATCAGGAGGATACCGATCAAAGGAATATAGGTACCGGTATAGGATTGGCGTTATCGAAAAGTATCGCAAAGCTGCATAAAGGTGATTTAATAGTTGAAGACGATGATAGAGAAACAATATTCTGTCTTTCATTAAAAAAGGGGTTCGAACATTTAAATGAGTTTGAAATTATAGAAGACCAATACGAAGGTAAATTAGCAGATTATGATGTAGATGTTGAAGAACAGGAAAATGAAGCTGAGTTACCTTCCATACTTGTGATAGAAGACAATAAAGAAGTACGTGATTTTGTTGTGGATACGCTAAAAGAGAAATATAGTGTATTAACTGCCGAAAACGGAAGCGAAGGATTGAAGCTTACATTGACTCATATGCCCGATATTGTAATAAGTGATGTTATGATGCCGGTTATGGATGGAATAGCGTATTGCAGAGCAGTAAAATCAGATGAAAGGATAAACCATATTCCTGTAGTTTTACTAACTGCCAGAACAGGAGAATCCGATGAATTGGAAGGATTGAAAATCGGTGCTGATGCATATATGACAAAACCTTTTACGATAGATAAGCTTAAATATACCGTTTCTAATCTTGTTGCTTTACAGGAAGCAATGCGCAGCAAATTTACAAGAAGATTGAGTTTGGAACCTAATCAACCCGAAACCGAACATCCTGACAATCGATTTATAGAAAAAGTATTGCATCTTTTGGAAGAGAACATTGGTAATCCAAATTTTGGAGTAAATGATTTTGCTTCGGAAATAGGAATGAGTACACCTATCTTCTATAAAAAAATTAAGGCCATTACGGGGCTTACTGTTAATAATTTTATGAAGTCTTTCAGGCTAAAAAGAGCCCTCCAATTAATGGAACAAAAACGCGGAACAATTTCCGAAATAGCCTATAATGTTGGTTTTACCGATCCAAAATATTTTAGCAAAGAATTTAAGAAGCAATTCGGGAAGACGCCAACAGAGTTTATTTCGTGCCAATATAGTTGA